GGGGTAGAGGTAAGGCGTTTCAATAGCGTCCCGAATCGCCTCAATCTGGTCATTCAATCCACCAATATCCGAGTATCTAATGTCTGGCACCTCTTCAAGCAGCAGGTCCTCAACTTCAAGTTTGGGCAGTTTCTCCATAACCATCCCGGTGACCGGGTTCAGCATAACATTATCCCCAAACTTAAGTTCCTCGTCCTTGTTGAGCGGATCCGATATTTCCACAACCCGCTCTTCATCCGCGCGTAGATTCACAAGCACACGGTTATCGTCAAGCATCTCCTTGACCTTGACCACTTCACCTTGCCGCTCAAATTCCCTTACACTCACAACGTTCATCACACCGTTGACGATGACTTCTTGACCTTTTTGGAGCTGATCGGTGTTAATCTCCGGATCCGCATTGACGCGCCACCTTTTGCCACCAAGGTCAATGTCAAGAGTCCCATCGTCGTTTGATTGAAGGTAAACGCCGTAGTTGTTCGGTGGGGCACTGAGTTGTTCAACCTTCTCCTTCAACTGTTCCAGCTTCTCTTTCGCTTCTTGAAGGGTGCTGGTCAACTTGCGATTTCTACGGTGTGCGTGCATTAAGTCGCGGGTCATTTCGTAGAGACGAACTTCAACATCGTCGGAAGGCGCAGCGTTTAAGCGTCTTCTCAAATCATCAATTTCGCTCTCCAGCGACTCAATAGTGAACGTTAGCTCACGAATCTTTCTTTCAGAAGAAATCCGCTCTGAAGACGGTGCGGATAGATTCGCCTGATCCTGCATCTCGTCAAGGGAATTTTCTGAATCTTTCTTTTCGGATGGATTCTTGATCGTAGCCATAGTAACCTTACCTCGGTATTTATCTTTAGAATTACGGGATGAGGGCTATCACTATACCGGTGGGAAATAGCACCCCATCTCGTTTTATTAGCTCCAAAAGGATTTTGCTTCTAAGATTTGAATCTGTAACCGATAATTCCTCCGGGTTTTGAGTTAATCGATCTCTATCGCAATCTCACTCCCGGACGTCACCATACTGCTCAAGAATGCGTTAGATTATAGCATTGGACTATAGTCGTGTCAAGTAAAATATCCCGTTGTATCAAGGCTCAAATGTGAGTTCAAGCCTTCATTATACCTGAATTTCACTGGGCTGCATTGAACACCTTCTGCAGAAACTGAATTGATTGAGACACTTCCTTATCAAAATCCCGAAAATTGCACTCCACAGAAACCCGTTTGTTGTATCCAGCATCAGCGAGGCTTTTGGCAAAAAGCTGGTAATCGTATCTACCGCTGCCCGGATAGAGGCGATCCGTGTCTGCGACATGCACATGCACAATCCGCTCTCCTGCACGGACGATTTCATCAAACGCTTCGTCTTCAAGCATCTGGTGATAAAAGTCAACGAGTATTTGAACTTCCGGTTCACCAAGTTCGTCGGCAAACTGGGCCGCCTCGGCGATGCTATTAATCATGTTTGTCTCTGAACGGTTCAAGGGTTCGATGGCGATGACAAGCTCATGTTCCCCTGCGTAATTGGCGGCAGCTTCCAAAAACTCAAGGATCTGATCATGTGCTCGTGTGCGAGAAAAGCCCTCCGGCACATGCCGGGCACCACCGCTCCCGAACACAATAATCTCGCCGCTAAGTTCAGCTGCGCGCTCAGTCGCTGCAGCCAAATAGTTGTCCAGCCGCGCCTTGTCAACATCTGGCCCTGTCACTTTTAGATCGGCGGGAATAAAGCTATTAAAGCATTCTGCCCGCAAAGAGTAATCGGAGACTATATCCTTGAACTCTTCGAAAAGGGATCTTGGAGATTCAGGGCAGAGCATCCCCACACCGAATTCAAAGAAATCACACTTAGCATCCGATAAGGTTTTAAGGGTTTGTAGGCTGCACCCGTGTCCAACTGCTTGGCATCAACCGTTTGCGGAACAAAGGAGGCAAGTCCTGCACAACAACTCAATTTCATGGGCGAGTCTCCTTTTATTGCACAGTTTTCCCAACAAGGTGTTCCCACATTTCCATACGCAACCCACGTTCCTTGTAGTGATCGGATTGGGAACAGGCACACGCCCGCTCAAAGCTAAAGCGACGCATCGAAGCAGCAGCCTCTTCAGGATGATGGTTCCAGCTTGGCGATTTCGGTTCACTGTCGCGAGTGAAAAGGAACTTGAGCATGTAGCGCGTCTTCGCCCCACGATTGGCAGCTGCGGCGTGCCAGATGTCGTAGTGCGTGATCGCTACTGTCCCTGCCTTGACGGTGAGGGGAACCTGCTCACGGAAGTTGGCATAGGTCGCCATGCGATCCGTCGGGGCATTGCGGAAGTGCGTTCCGGGCATAATCACCGTCGGTCCCAGTTCCGCAGGCACATCTTGGGGATAGTACATCGCCAAAACAGTTTGGATGCGATGATGCCGTTTGTTGGTGCCGTCTTGATGCCATGTCTGACTCCGTGTGCCGGGCGGATTCACATGGCAGTGACGATGACCGTTCATCTGAACATCTTCGCCGAGCAGGCTCACCAGCGCACCGCGCACCTTGGGATGGTCGTAGACCTGATAGAGTTTCGGAACTTTGTCCAGAATCCCATCGCCCGGATTATTTCGCTGGATATCCAACGCCTCAAGCTCCGCGTAAATTGACTCGTTGAAGCCTTCGGGGAAATCAGCCTCAACAATATGCGAGCCATGGATGATAAAAGAGATGATTTCGTCGTCGCTCAATAGATACGGTTTGTCAGCCATCATAAACCTCCAATTTTTGCAGGATAAATTCGTAGCCCAAGATGTCAATTTCCCGGTCATCAAATTCTGTCCGCTGATCCGGAAAGTGGATGACCTGCCAGCCGTCCAGAATTGCGTCGTGTACAGTATTGTAGGGCCACTCCTGCTCCTCGACCACAATCTCCGTCACCGAACCCTCCACCGGCTCGTGCAACGCCATCCCGATAACCTGAGAGCGGATGCCCGGCGTTGACGCATGGAGATAGAGCAGCCGCTGTCGCGTACCCTTCCGATTTGCACTGATAATCTGGTGAAGCTGATCCAGATCTCCCTTCTGAAGCCCACCATTTTCCAACTTGGCGCGTGCCTCATCAATCCATCTGTCAATTGCTTCAAAAGCGGTTGGCATAGCTTTCCCCTCAATGTCTACAAACTCACGCATTCGTATTAGGCATGGAGTCATAGCCGAGCAGCCGCTTCAATGTTGGTGTCGCACGGGCAACGACTTCTTCGGAAACGATCTTCTGCTGATCTTGCTGCGGCTTCATAAAAGCACGACAGAAGAAACCGAGCAGGCAGACGCGAGCCTTATCGGTGTGGTTAGCGGACGAGGCGTGCCAAAGGGATCCGTTGATAATCATCACCGAACCCTTCGGACCGGTGATCTGTAGTTCGTCGTCGTAGCTAACGCCCGGTTCGGGACGGGATTCCAGTCGGCGGTGACTGCCGGGGACACAGCGGGTCGCACCGTTCTCAAGTGTAAAATCATCGAGAAACCAGACGCTATTGGCAGAAAGGGCAAAACTCGGACGGGGAGTTGGCATCGCGCTCAAAGGGTGATCAATATGAAGCCCGCCCTCCGGCGCACCGGGTCCGATAATGTTCACAGTAAACGAACTGAGCGTACAATCCTCGCCGAGTAGATATTCTATCGCGCTGAGTACGGGCGGATAC
The nucleotide sequence above comes from Candidatus Poribacteria bacterium. Encoded proteins:
- a CDS encoding sugar phosphate isomerase/epimerase: MGMLCPESPRSLFEEFKDIVSDYSLRAECFNSFIPADLKVTGPDVDKARLDNYLAAATERAAELSGEIIVFGSGGARHVPEGFSRTRAHDQILEFLEAAANYAGEHELVIAIEPLNRSETNMINSIAEAAQFADELGEPEVQILVDFYHQMLEDEAFDEIVRAGERIVHVHVADTDRLYPGSGRYDYQLFAKSLADAGYNKRVSVECNFRDFDKEVSQSIQFLQKVFNAAQ
- a CDS encoding phytanoyl-CoA dioxygenase family protein: MADKPYLLSDDEIISFIIHGSHIVEADFPEGFNESIYAELEALDIQRNNPGDGILDKVPKLYQVYDHPKVRGALVSLLGEDVQMNGHRHCHVNPPGTRSQTWHQDGTNKRHHRIQTVLAMYYPQDVPAELGPTVIMPGTHFRNAPTDRMATYANFREQVPLTVKAGTVAITHYDIWHAAAANRGAKTRYMLKFLFTRDSEPKSPSWNHHPEEAAASMRRFSFERACACSQSDHYKERGLRMEMWEHLVGKTVQ
- a CDS encoding phytanoyl-CoA dioxygenase family protein; translated protein: MLTDAEKAQLDEHGFVLLENAITTAQADALRQRSIALAEQEREVLGEHVYLDDKAQRVWNLVDKDELFENAIQYPPVLSAIEYLLGEDCTLSSFTVNIIGPGAPEGGLHIDHPLSAMPTPRPSFALSANSVWFLDDFTLENGATRCVPGSHRRLESRPEPGVSYDDELQITGPKGSVMIINGSLWHASSANHTDKARVCLLGFFCRAFMKPQQDQQKIVSEEVVARATPTLKRLLGYDSMPNTNA